One part of the Anaeromyxobacter sp. Fw109-5 genome encodes these proteins:
- the hslU gene encoding ATP-dependent protease ATPase subunit HslU, with protein sequence MKPQDLSPKEIVAELDRHVVGQGKAKRAVAIALRNRWRRQKVGPELKDEILPKNIVMIGPTGVGKTEIARRLARLAGAPFVKVEASKFTEVGYVGRDVDAMVRDLVEAAVKLVKEEEVEKLRERAREAAEEKVLDALGYGGGLGLGFRSAVSRVRGESEAEPPSQGGGRERARAQLRAGTLDDDAVEVELVEKPPPLPFMAPGMEDMAQGLQDMMGQLGNNPIVSMLGGGPKKRKRKLKVKEALDLLTQEEAARLVDMDRVVREALDRAQNAGIIFIDEIDKIAGRDAGHGPDVSRGGVQRDLLPIVEGSNVNTKYGMVKTDHMLFIAAGAFHVSKVSDLIPELQGRFPIRVELEPLGREDLVRILREPRSSLVRQYTALLATEGVDVQFRDDAVEEIARIAADVNERMENIGARRLHTVMERLLDAISFDAPDLRGQRIVVDAAYVRERLAGIAEDEDLARYIL encoded by the coding sequence GTGAAGCCCCAGGATCTGTCGCCGAAGGAGATCGTCGCCGAGCTGGACCGCCACGTGGTCGGCCAGGGGAAGGCGAAGCGCGCCGTCGCCATCGCGCTGCGCAACCGGTGGCGCCGCCAGAAGGTCGGCCCGGAGCTGAAGGACGAGATCCTCCCGAAGAACATCGTGATGATCGGGCCCACGGGGGTCGGCAAGACCGAGATCGCGCGGCGGCTCGCCCGCCTCGCGGGCGCGCCCTTCGTGAAGGTCGAGGCGTCCAAGTTCACCGAGGTGGGCTACGTCGGGCGCGACGTGGACGCGATGGTGCGCGACCTCGTCGAGGCGGCGGTGAAGCTGGTGAAGGAGGAGGAGGTCGAGAAGCTGCGCGAGCGCGCGCGCGAGGCGGCCGAGGAGAAGGTCCTCGACGCGCTGGGGTACGGCGGCGGGCTCGGGCTCGGCTTCCGCAGCGCGGTCTCGCGCGTGCGCGGGGAGAGCGAGGCGGAGCCGCCGAGCCAGGGCGGCGGCCGGGAGCGGGCCCGCGCCCAGCTGCGCGCCGGGACGCTCGACGACGACGCCGTCGAGGTCGAGCTGGTCGAGAAGCCGCCCCCGCTGCCGTTCATGGCGCCCGGCATGGAGGACATGGCGCAGGGCCTCCAGGACATGATGGGCCAGCTCGGGAACAACCCCATCGTCTCGATGCTCGGGGGCGGGCCGAAGAAGCGCAAGCGCAAGCTCAAGGTGAAGGAGGCGCTGGACCTGCTCACCCAGGAGGAGGCGGCCCGGCTCGTGGACATGGACCGCGTCGTCCGCGAGGCGCTCGATCGCGCGCAGAACGCCGGCATCATCTTCATCGACGAGATCGACAAGATCGCCGGCCGCGACGCCGGGCACGGCCCGGACGTGTCGCGCGGGGGCGTCCAGCGCGACCTCTTGCCCATCGTCGAGGGCTCGAACGTCAACACCAAGTACGGCATGGTGAAGACCGACCACATGCTCTTCATCGCCGCCGGCGCGTTCCACGTGTCGAAGGTGTCGGACCTCATCCCAGAGCTGCAGGGCCGCTTCCCCATCCGCGTGGAGCTCGAGCCGCTCGGGCGCGAGGACCTCGTGCGGATCCTGAGGGAGCCGCGCAGCTCCCTCGTCCGCCAGTACACCGCGCTCCTCGCCACCGAGGGCGTGGACGTCCAGTTCAGGGACGACGCGGTGGAGGAGATCGCCCGCATCGCGGCGGACGTGAACGAGCGGATGGAGAACATCGGCGCCCGCCGGCTGCACACCGTGATGGAGCGGCTCCTCGACGCCATCTCCTTCGACGCGCCGGACCTGCGCGGCCAGCGGATCGTCGTCGACGCCGCCTACGTCCGCGAGCGGCTCGCCGGCATCGCCGAGGACGAGGATCTCGCCCGCTACATCCTCTAG
- the hslV gene encoding ATP-dependent protease subunit HslV: MRPFHGTTVLCVRRDGKVVMASDGQVTLDKTVMKSTARKVRRLAEGAVLAGFAGATADAFQLFELFEKKLKEHARSLPRAAVELAKQWRTDRMLRRLEAMLVVADREHILVLSGAGDVIEPDPVPGGGVVAIGSGAPYAVAAARALLGHSALPARQVAEEAMKLAAEICIYTNANLTFEEL; encoded by the coding sequence ATGCGCCCCTTCCACGGGACCACCGTCCTCTGCGTCCGCCGCGACGGCAAGGTCGTCATGGCCAGCGACGGCCAGGTCACCCTCGACAAGACCGTCATGAAGTCCACTGCGCGGAAGGTCCGCCGGCTCGCCGAGGGCGCGGTCCTCGCCGGGTTCGCCGGCGCGACCGCCGACGCCTTCCAGCTCTTCGAGCTGTTCGAGAAGAAGCTGAAGGAGCACGCGCGCTCGCTGCCGAGGGCGGCGGTGGAGCTCGCCAAGCAGTGGCGCACCGACCGCATGCTGCGGCGGCTCGAGGCGATGCTCGTCGTCGCCGACCGGGAGCACATCCTCGTCCTCTCCGGCGCGGGCGACGTCATCGAGCCCGACCCCGTGCCGGGCGGCGGGGTGGTCGCCATCGGCTCCGGCGCGCCCTACGCGGTCGCGGCGGCCCGGGCGCTGCTCGGCCATTCGGCGCTGCCCGCCCGGCAGGTCGCGGAGGAGGCCATGAAGCTGGCGGCGGAGATCTGCATCTACACGAACGCGAACCTCACCTTCGAGGAGCTCTAG
- the xerC gene encoding tyrosine recombinase XerC — MPVDEATLPPEVQRFAVYLRTERRASPHTVKAYLTDLSQYAAYLAGAGQGVVPSSPALVRAFLARAAGEAGATSLGRKLSAIRTLYRFLVREGLAAGNPARSVSGPKRPMRLPQVLPEEEVAALVEAPELAAPLEQRDRAFLELLYASGLRVSELTGLDLASIDLSGRLVRVLGKRNKERIVPFGASAGEAVRRYLDEARPILAAGRDHATAEEALFLNYRGGRLSPRSVARRLDRWVLATGLPRHVHPHVLRHCFATHLLGNGADLRGIQELLGHASLSTTQRYTHVDWKRLAAVYDAAHPRAKRERERG, encoded by the coding sequence GTGCCCGTCGACGAGGCCACCCTCCCGCCCGAGGTCCAGCGCTTCGCGGTCTATCTCCGCACCGAGCGGCGCGCCTCCCCGCACACCGTCAAGGCCTACCTCACGGACCTCTCCCAGTACGCGGCGTACCTGGCCGGCGCGGGGCAGGGCGTCGTGCCGTCCTCCCCCGCCCTCGTGCGGGCCTTCCTCGCCCGGGCGGCGGGCGAGGCGGGGGCCACGAGCCTCGGGCGGAAGCTCTCGGCGATCCGGACGCTGTACCGGTTCCTCGTGCGGGAGGGGCTCGCGGCCGGGAACCCGGCGCGATCCGTCTCCGGCCCGAAGCGCCCGATGCGGCTGCCCCAGGTGCTCCCCGAGGAGGAGGTGGCGGCGCTGGTCGAGGCGCCGGAGCTGGCCGCGCCGCTCGAGCAGCGCGACCGGGCCTTCCTGGAGCTCCTCTACGCGAGCGGGCTCCGCGTCTCCGAGCTGACCGGCCTCGACCTCGCCTCGATCGATCTCTCCGGACGGCTCGTGCGCGTCCTCGGCAAGCGCAACAAGGAGCGGATCGTCCCGTTCGGCGCCAGCGCGGGCGAGGCGGTGCGGCGCTACCTCGACGAGGCGCGGCCGATCCTGGCCGCGGGCCGGGACCACGCCACCGCGGAGGAGGCGCTGTTCCTCAACTACCGCGGTGGGCGGCTCAGCCCCCGTTCGGTCGCTCGTCGCCTGGACCGCTGGGTGCTCGCGACCGGCCTGCCGCGTCACGTGCACCCGCACGTGCTGCGACACTGCTTCGCGACCCACCTCCTCGGAAACGGCGCCGATCTGCGCGGGATCCAGGAGCTGCTCGGCCACGCCTCGCTCTCCACCACCCAGCGGTACACGCACGTGGACTGGAAGCGGCTGGCGGCGGTCTACGACGCCGCCCATCCGCGCGCGAAGCGCGAACGCGAACGGGGCTGA
- the trmFO gene encoding methylenetetrahydrofolate--tRNA-(uracil(54)-C(5))-methyltransferase (FADH(2)-oxidizing) TrmFO, giving the protein MGRERVTVVGGGLAGSEAAWRLAQGGVEVELVEMKPGRRSPAHVLDGLAELVCSNSLRSDNPHNAVGLLHEELRRLGSLVLSAADATRVPAGDALAVDRERFSALVTGRLRGHPLVRVRQEELLRLPEGPGLTLVATGPLTGDALAADVAALAGGRLHFYDAIAPIVAADSIDMSIAYARSRYGKGSGDDYLNLPFDEGQYRAFVGALLAGEKVAAHDFEEPRYFEGCLPIEVMAERGADVLAYGPMKPVGLEDPRTGRRPFAVVQLRREDVAGTAYNLVGFQTRLTWTEQRRILREYVPGLAGAEFVRLGQIHRNTFLEAPRVLAPDLSARERPHLFFAGQITGVEGYVESAACGHLAARAMLDRLAGRPFLPPPAATALGALHRHLTGEAHPPGYDYQPTNVVFALFPPLTGRHRGKAARKDAHAERARKEIAPWIDPWTHTARGAAAP; this is encoded by the coding sequence ATGGGACGCGAGCGCGTGACGGTGGTCGGAGGGGGGCTCGCCGGGAGCGAGGCCGCCTGGCGGCTCGCCCAGGGCGGCGTCGAGGTCGAGCTGGTCGAGATGAAGCCCGGACGCCGCTCGCCGGCGCACGTGCTCGACGGCCTCGCGGAGCTCGTGTGCTCGAACTCGCTCCGCTCCGACAACCCGCACAACGCGGTCGGGCTGCTGCACGAGGAGCTCCGGCGGCTCGGCAGCCTCGTGCTGTCCGCCGCGGACGCGACGCGCGTCCCGGCGGGGGATGCCCTCGCGGTCGATCGCGAGCGGTTCAGCGCGCTCGTCACCGGGCGCCTGCGCGGCCACCCGCTCGTGCGCGTGCGGCAGGAGGAGCTGCTGCGCCTGCCCGAGGGGCCCGGGCTCACGCTCGTGGCGACCGGGCCGCTCACGGGGGACGCGCTGGCGGCGGACGTCGCCGCGCTCGCCGGCGGGCGCCTCCACTTCTACGACGCGATCGCGCCGATCGTGGCGGCGGACTCGATCGACATGTCCATCGCCTACGCGCGCTCGCGCTACGGGAAGGGCTCGGGCGACGACTACCTGAACCTCCCGTTCGACGAGGGACAGTACCGGGCCTTCGTCGGGGCCCTCCTCGCCGGCGAGAAGGTGGCCGCCCACGACTTCGAGGAGCCGCGCTACTTCGAGGGCTGCCTCCCGATCGAGGTGATGGCGGAGCGCGGGGCGGACGTGCTGGCCTACGGCCCGATGAAGCCGGTCGGGCTCGAGGACCCGCGCACCGGGCGGCGGCCGTTCGCCGTGGTGCAGCTCCGCCGGGAGGACGTCGCCGGCACGGCGTACAACCTCGTGGGCTTCCAGACGCGCCTCACCTGGACCGAGCAGCGCCGCATCCTCCGCGAGTACGTGCCGGGGCTCGCCGGCGCGGAGTTCGTGCGGCTCGGGCAGATCCACCGGAACACGTTCCTCGAGGCCCCGCGCGTGCTCGCGCCCGACCTCTCCGCGCGCGAGCGGCCGCACCTGTTCTTCGCGGGTCAGATCACCGGGGTGGAGGGCTACGTCGAGTCCGCCGCGTGCGGCCACCTCGCGGCGCGCGCCATGCTGGATCGGCTCGCGGGGCGCCCCTTCCTGCCGCCCCCGGCGGCGACCGCACTGGGGGCCCTCCATCGACATCTCACCGGCGAGGCCCATCCGCCGGGGTACGATTACCAGCCGACGAACGTCGTGTTCGCGCTGTTCCCCCCGCTCACCGGGCGTCATCGCGGCAAGGCCGCGCGCAAGGACGCCCACGCCGAGCGGGCGCGAAAGGAGATCGCGCCGTGGATCGACCCCTGGACGCACACCGCCCGCGGAGCCGCCGCACCCTGA
- a CDS encoding TraR/DksA family transcriptional regulator, translating into MADIDLGSLRSELQRRRRVILETFRRGGAELEALRAAERDPEFEEGAQTEHEAFTLARLGENQRRELQQIDAAIERVDAGEYGICRDCDEEIDPRRLAALPYALLCTECATRDERAAAPMFIAQEPPTL; encoded by the coding sequence GTGGCCGACATCGATCTGGGGAGCCTGAGGAGCGAGCTGCAGCGCCGCCGGCGCGTGATCCTCGAGACCTTCCGTCGCGGCGGCGCCGAGCTCGAGGCGCTGCGCGCCGCGGAGCGGGATCCCGAGTTCGAGGAGGGCGCGCAGACCGAGCACGAGGCGTTCACCCTCGCCCGCCTCGGCGAGAACCAGCGGCGCGAGCTCCAGCAGATCGACGCGGCCATCGAGCGCGTCGACGCGGGCGAGTACGGCATCTGCCGGGACTGCGACGAGGAGATCGACCCTCGCAGGCTGGCCGCCCTGCCCTACGCGCTCCTGTGTACCGAGTGCGCGACGCGCGACGAGCGGGCCGCGGCGCCGATGTTCATCGCCCAGGAGCCTCCGACCCTCTAG
- the topA gene encoding type I DNA topoisomerase produces MPRATKAAAAAEGVKAEGVKKEKAAPPKRAAKKVAQGGSLVIVESPAKAKTIKKYLGRSYDVRASVGHVKDLPKSKIGVDVEAGFTPQYDVIKGKAKVLSEIKRAARSAERVYLATDPDREGEAIAFHIAEELGDSGDGRVRRVLFNEITKNAIQKAIEKPLDLDRKKFDSQQARRILDRLVGYQISPILWKKVRRGLSAGRVQSVAVRLVVEREREIEAFKPEEYWTLEAELAAKLPPEFRARLSKVDGQKAELKEGAVTHALVKDLDGATYVVATVDKKERRRNAPPPFTTAKLQQEAANRLGFTAKKTMTLAQKLYEGVELGDEGAVGLITYMRTDSVRLSTEAVDAARGYIAEAYGQDHLPEAPNVYKTKAKAAQEAHEAVRPTSLEWTPARVAPFFEQIGERDMYRLYELIWNRFVACQMVPAVYDQTTADITAGRATFRATGSILKFPGYLAVYGAKPPEDEAGAEEEAKENGDREKANEERQLPPLEAGMILDLRRLLPEQHFTQPPPRFNESSLVKELEQRGIGRPSTYAAILENIQEKGYVEKVERNFKPTHLGLVVTDELVKSFPREMDLAFTAGMEERLDEIEEGNAAWQQVLKDFYDSFKDDLAKAEVNMRDVKRQEIATELTCEKCGKPMVIKWGRMGEFLACSGYPECRNTMNFKRGEDGTIVPEKEEDVPTDEKCPECGAAMVMKRGRFGRFLACTRYPECKGTKPVSIGVSCPKGCGGYISEKRSRRGKTFYGCSSYPGCDFVSWDRPRNEACPQCGSAYLLDKYSKKTGPYVACPNKECGYRRDAEAKAPGAASEA; encoded by the coding sequence ATGCCGAGAGCCACGAAGGCTGCAGCCGCCGCGGAGGGCGTGAAGGCAGAGGGCGTGAAGAAGGAGAAGGCCGCTCCGCCGAAGCGCGCGGCGAAGAAGGTCGCCCAGGGAGGCAGCCTCGTCATCGTCGAGTCGCCCGCCAAGGCGAAGACCATCAAGAAGTACCTCGGCCGCAGCTACGACGTGCGCGCCTCCGTCGGGCACGTGAAGGACCTGCCGAAGTCGAAGATCGGCGTCGACGTCGAGGCGGGCTTCACGCCGCAGTACGACGTCATCAAGGGCAAGGCCAAGGTCCTCTCCGAGATCAAGCGCGCCGCGCGCAGCGCCGAGCGCGTGTACCTCGCGACCGACCCCGATCGCGAGGGCGAGGCGATCGCCTTCCACATCGCGGAGGAGCTCGGCGACTCGGGCGACGGCCGCGTCCGCCGCGTCCTCTTCAACGAGATCACGAAGAACGCGATCCAGAAGGCGATCGAGAAGCCGCTCGACCTCGACCGCAAGAAGTTCGACTCGCAGCAGGCGCGCCGCATCCTCGACCGGCTCGTCGGCTACCAGATCAGCCCCATCCTCTGGAAGAAGGTCCGCCGCGGCCTCTCCGCCGGGCGGGTCCAGTCCGTGGCGGTGCGGCTCGTCGTCGAGCGCGAGCGCGAGATCGAGGCGTTCAAGCCCGAGGAGTACTGGACGCTCGAGGCGGAGCTCGCCGCGAAGCTCCCGCCGGAGTTCCGGGCCCGGCTCTCGAAGGTCGACGGCCAGAAGGCGGAGCTGAAGGAAGGCGCGGTCACCCACGCGCTCGTGAAGGACCTCGACGGCGCGACCTACGTCGTCGCCACCGTCGACAAGAAGGAGCGCCGCCGCAACGCGCCGCCGCCCTTCACCACGGCGAAGCTGCAGCAGGAGGCGGCGAACCGCCTCGGCTTCACCGCGAAGAAGACGATGACCCTCGCGCAGAAGCTCTACGAGGGCGTCGAGCTCGGCGACGAGGGCGCGGTCGGTCTCATCACGTACATGCGCACGGACTCCGTCCGGCTCTCCACCGAGGCGGTGGACGCGGCGCGCGGCTACATCGCCGAGGCGTACGGCCAGGATCACCTGCCGGAGGCGCCGAACGTCTACAAGACGAAGGCGAAGGCCGCGCAGGAGGCCCACGAGGCGGTCCGCCCGACCTCGCTCGAGTGGACGCCCGCGCGCGTCGCCCCGTTCTTCGAGCAGATCGGCGAGCGCGACATGTACCGGCTGTACGAGCTCATCTGGAACCGGTTCGTGGCCTGCCAGATGGTCCCGGCGGTCTACGACCAGACGACCGCGGACATCACCGCCGGCCGGGCCACGTTCCGCGCCACGGGCTCCATCCTCAAGTTCCCCGGCTACCTCGCCGTCTACGGCGCGAAGCCGCCGGAGGACGAGGCCGGCGCCGAGGAGGAGGCGAAGGAGAACGGCGATCGCGAGAAGGCGAACGAGGAGCGCCAGCTGCCGCCGCTCGAGGCCGGGATGATCCTCGACCTCCGCCGGCTGCTCCCCGAGCAGCACTTCACGCAGCCGCCGCCGCGCTTCAACGAGTCGTCCCTCGTGAAGGAGCTGGAGCAGCGGGGCATCGGGCGGCCGTCCACGTACGCCGCCATCCTCGAGAACATCCAGGAGAAGGGCTACGTCGAGAAGGTCGAGCGGAACTTCAAGCCGACCCACCTCGGCCTCGTCGTCACCGACGAGCTCGTGAAGAGCTTCCCGCGCGAGATGGACCTCGCCTTCACGGCCGGCATGGAGGAGCGCCTCGACGAGATCGAGGAGGGGAACGCGGCCTGGCAGCAGGTCCTGAAGGACTTCTACGACAGCTTCAAGGACGACCTCGCGAAGGCCGAGGTCAACATGCGCGACGTGAAGCGGCAGGAGATCGCGACCGAGCTCACGTGCGAGAAGTGCGGCAAGCCCATGGTCATCAAGTGGGGCCGCATGGGCGAGTTCCTCGCGTGCTCCGGCTACCCCGAGTGCCGGAACACCATGAACTTCAAGCGCGGCGAGGACGGGACGATCGTCCCGGAGAAGGAGGAGGACGTCCCGACCGACGAGAAGTGTCCCGAGTGCGGCGCCGCGATGGTCATGAAGCGCGGCCGCTTCGGCCGCTTCCTCGCGTGCACGCGCTACCCCGAGTGCAAGGGCACGAAGCCCGTCTCGATCGGCGTGTCCTGCCCGAAGGGGTGCGGCGGCTACATCTCCGAGAAGCGCTCGCGCCGCGGGAAGACCTTCTACGGCTGCTCGTCCTACCCGGGCTGCGATTTCGTGTCCTGGGACCGCCCGCGGAACGAGGCCTGCCCGCAGTGCGGGAGCGCCTACCTCCTCGACAAGTACTCCAAGAAGACGGGGCCGTACGTCGCCTGCCCGAACAAGGAGTGCGGCTACCGGCGCGACGCCGAGGCGAAGGCGCCCGGCGCCGCGAGCGAGGCGTAG
- the dprA gene encoding DNA-processing protein DprA, with protein sequence MESPRTIRPGDGHYPDRLALTPDRPAELRVRGTLSERRRVAVVGSRRPDAYGEEMAGALAAGLARAGVSVVSGGALGVDAVAHRAALDCGGHTVAVLGTGVDVLYPASNRALLERVLEQGGAILSELPDGTPGYPANFPRRNRIVSGLSEAVVVVQAGERSGALITADWARTQGVPVFAVPGDVREPLSAGPLGLLRRGARVAASADDVLEALGISGAPEPARQLALPALAAGESALLAALARRPRHADDLARQAGLAPGPALAGLLSLELEGLCEQRPGHYFLRRT encoded by the coding sequence ATGGAGTCGCCGCGCACCATCCGGCCGGGCGACGGCCACTACCCCGATCGGCTCGCGCTCACGCCCGACCGTCCGGCGGAGCTACGGGTTCGCGGCACCCTCTCCGAGCGGCGCCGGGTGGCGGTGGTCGGCTCCCGGCGTCCCGACGCCTACGGCGAGGAGATGGCCGGCGCGCTCGCGGCCGGGCTGGCGCGAGCGGGAGTGTCGGTCGTCTCGGGCGGCGCGCTCGGCGTCGACGCGGTCGCCCACCGCGCGGCGCTCGATTGCGGCGGACACACCGTGGCGGTGCTCGGCACGGGCGTCGACGTCCTGTACCCCGCCTCGAACCGGGCGCTGCTCGAGCGCGTCCTCGAGCAGGGCGGCGCGATCCTGTCCGAGCTGCCCGACGGGACGCCGGGCTACCCCGCGAACTTCCCGCGCCGCAACCGGATCGTCTCCGGTCTCTCCGAGGCGGTCGTCGTGGTCCAGGCCGGCGAGCGGAGCGGCGCGCTCATCACCGCGGACTGGGCGCGGACGCAGGGGGTGCCGGTGTTCGCGGTCCCCGGCGACGTGCGCGAGCCGCTCTCCGCCGGTCCGCTCGGCCTGCTCCGCCGCGGGGCGCGCGTGGCCGCCTCGGCGGACGACGTCCTCGAGGCCCTCGGCATCTCCGGCGCGCCGGAGCCCGCGCGCCAGCTCGCGTTGCCCGCGCTCGCGGCAGGGGAGAGCGCCCTGCTCGCCGCGCTCGCCCGCCGCCCGCGCCACGCGGACGATCTCGCGCGCCAGGCGGGCCTCGCGCCCGGCCCGGCGCTCGCCGGCCTGCTCTCCCTCGAGCTCGAGGGTTTGTGCGAGCAGCGACCGGGCCATTACTTTCTGCGCCGCACGTAG
- a CDS encoding LysM peptidoglycan-binding domain-containing protein — protein MIRRFVAVLALVPAAALAQSGALDAASAAAEAAGADAARIEAAAAAPAEESAAPSAEAAPEAGAPAPVVTGDVVALEDGSRGESTPDTYTIRPGDTLWDLSGRYLNNPWYWPKIWSYNPDIENPHWIYPGNLLRFFPGADEAPTRVEPAGAELVAEAEEPAPARELEDFSRANMKGPESVDDDTVAVAGPYKIGYVAPRALLARHDTFVTPRQLAESGSISAAFEEKLLLANLDKAYARFETRAGVKEGETYVVYKTERPIRHPRTGELFGWQSTVLGAAKVVAVDSKAATLVITQAFEPIERGAMLGPWTERFLHRVDRRANRRALEGTIVGGQVQVVTQLGEHHVVFIDRGAADGVEEGNVFTAVRAGDPYGRAPGMPEWDPNLPKEDVGEMLVIDVKERASVALVTRSMLELAIGDRVEMRAQAASDGAGGR, from the coding sequence ATGATCCGCAGATTCGTCGCCGTCCTCGCCCTCGTCCCCGCCGCGGCGCTCGCGCAGTCCGGGGCCCTCGACGCGGCCAGCGCCGCCGCAGAGGCGGCGGGCGCCGACGCGGCCCGGATCGAGGCCGCGGCGGCCGCGCCGGCCGAGGAGTCGGCCGCGCCGTCCGCGGAGGCCGCGCCCGAGGCTGGCGCCCCCGCGCCGGTCGTCACGGGGGACGTGGTCGCGCTGGAGGACGGCTCGAGGGGCGAGTCGACGCCCGACACGTACACGATCCGCCCCGGCGACACGCTGTGGGATCTCTCCGGCCGCTACCTCAACAACCCCTGGTACTGGCCGAAGATCTGGTCCTACAACCCGGACATCGAGAACCCGCACTGGATCTACCCCGGCAACCTGCTCAGGTTCTTCCCGGGCGCCGACGAGGCGCCGACGCGGGTCGAGCCCGCCGGCGCCGAGCTGGTCGCGGAGGCGGAGGAGCCTGCGCCGGCGCGGGAGCTCGAGGACTTCTCCCGCGCGAACATGAAGGGACCGGAGAGCGTGGACGACGACACGGTGGCGGTCGCCGGCCCCTACAAGATCGGCTACGTCGCTCCGCGCGCGCTCCTCGCCCGCCACGACACGTTCGTCACGCCGCGCCAGCTCGCCGAGTCGGGCTCCATCTCCGCCGCGTTCGAGGAGAAGCTCCTCCTCGCCAACCTCGACAAGGCGTACGCGCGGTTCGAGACCCGGGCCGGGGTGAAGGAGGGCGAGACGTACGTGGTCTACAAGACCGAGCGCCCGATCCGCCATCCGCGTACCGGCGAGCTCTTCGGCTGGCAGTCCACGGTGCTCGGCGCCGCCAAGGTGGTCGCGGTGGACTCGAAGGCGGCGACGCTCGTCATCACCCAGGCCTTCGAGCCGATCGAGCGCGGCGCCATGCTGGGCCCCTGGACGGAGCGGTTCCTCCACCGCGTCGATCGCCGCGCCAACCGGCGCGCGCTCGAGGGGACGATCGTCGGAGGCCAGGTCCAGGTCGTGACCCAGCTCGGCGAGCACCACGTCGTCTTCATCGACCGCGGCGCGGCCGACGGCGTCGAGGAGGGGAACGTCTTCACGGCCGTCCGCGCCGGCGACCCCTACGGCCGCGCCCCCGGCATGCCCGAGTGGGACCCGAACCTGCCCAAGGAGGACGTCGGGGAGATGCTCGTCATCGACGTGAAGGAGCGCGCCTCGGTCGCGCTCGTCACGCGCAGCATGCTCGAGCTCGCCATCGGCGACCGCGTCGAGATGCGCGCCCAGGCGGCGAGCGACGGGGCGGGCGGTCGCTAG
- the pgeF gene encoding peptidoglycan editing factor PgeF produces the protein MRLLTSDRLAAFPHGFTTRAGGASAPPWDTLNLGGAVGDEPLRVDENWRRLEAATGLGFARVRQVHGSRVVRVAAATAPAEEADGVVSVARGVAACVSVADCVPVLLADPEGRAVAAVHAGWRGTIELAAAEGVRALEREGAEPGRLVAAIGPSIGPCCYEVAPELAERFRRRFGPEVVRGAPGAPRLDLWRANLLALEEAGVRAERVDVLGRCTACERETFFSHRRDAGRTGRQVGFIAPAAGPSVAHWRRPGEGPLP, from the coding sequence ATGCGTCTCCTGACGAGCGACCGGCTCGCCGCCTTTCCCCACGGCTTCACGACCCGGGCCGGAGGGGCCTCGGCTCCGCCCTGGGACACCCTGAACCTGGGCGGCGCCGTCGGGGACGAGCCGCTCCGCGTGGACGAGAACTGGCGCCGGCTGGAGGCGGCGACGGGGCTCGGCTTCGCGCGCGTCCGGCAGGTCCACGGCTCGCGCGTCGTCCGCGTCGCGGCGGCCACGGCGCCTGCCGAGGAGGCGGACGGCGTCGTCTCGGTCGCCCGGGGCGTCGCGGCGTGCGTCTCCGTCGCGGACTGCGTGCCCGTGCTCCTGGCGGATCCGGAGGGGCGGGCCGTGGCGGCGGTCCACGCCGGCTGGCGCGGGACGATCGAGCTCGCGGCGGCCGAGGGCGTGCGCGCCCTCGAGCGCGAGGGCGCGGAGCCCGGGCGGCTGGTCGCCGCGATCGGCCCGTCCATCGGGCCGTGCTGCTACGAGGTCGCGCCCGAGCTCGCGGAGCGCTTCCGGCGGCGTTTCGGTCCCGAGGTCGTGCGAGGCGCCCCCGGCGCACCCCGGCTCGATCTCTGGCGGGCGAACCTGCTCGCCCTGGAGGAGGCCGGCGTGCGCGCCGAGCGGGTGGACGTGCTCGGCCGCTGCACCGCGTGCGAGCGCGAGACGTTCTTCTCGCATCGCCGCGACGCCGGCCGCACGGGGCGCCAGGTGGGCTTCATCGCACCCGCGGCTGGGCCGTCCGTCGCACATTGGCGGCGTCCAGGCGAGGGTCCCCTTCCTTGA